In Pelmatolapia mariae isolate MD_Pm_ZW unplaced genomic scaffold, Pm_UMD_F_2 NODE_ptg000648l+_length_32141_cov_1, whole genome shotgun sequence, the genomic stretch CAGCTCTCCTCTATAAGCCACGTGAAAGCCGTGTGCTGAGGACCACCCACTCCACGTGCTTCTCCTGTGTCtcccattattttattttattattatttatttatttttgcggTAGGCACCATTCCCAAACCCTGTGATacaccccccaccaccacccaaCACACTCCCTCCCTAggagttggggggggggggggtgactgAAAAAAACGGTTTCGGAGCACGTCGCGTGCAGGAGACGCGTCTGCCgcagccacagcagcagcagcgctaCAGACAGAACCTCGTGGCTCAGAGCGTGCTCCTCTGTGGGGGCCAAAACATCACTCTTCATCACTCTGGCCGTCCTCTAACGGAAACCGCCTTTTTGTCCTCAGCTCATCGGTATGCGCACACAGACCTGAGTGCGCATTACGAGCATCTTTACAGTATCAGTCCCCGTAGAGCACACGCGGTGATTAACTTGCCTTCCCTATAATTAGGCGCTACGGTTATAAAGATTTTCCCTGGCAGTGGGTGTAAATCAGCCGCGACATTTGCTTTGTTTAAACGTTTAGTTTTTTACAGCCTGCTTTTCGGCATATAGGCACACATTGCACAGATCTGCGAAACAAACCCGTCGGAAAGCCTCGTTAATCCATAATTGGGTGTTTACCCTCATTAATTCTGCGGCGCATTGGGAAAACTAATAACCTCCCAGAGCTCGATTATCAAACAAGCAATCTGTGGCAGCTCACACCTAATTCTTCTCACATTTACGTAATATTGTAAGTATTTAGGCCTTTATTTCACTCTCTTATTTTGACAGCAGGCCTGTGTGAGGTGATTAAAGCAATAAATGAATCCCATAATATGAGTATTGGCTAATATTTAGAGTTAGGTATGAACATGCGGCTACTGCTGACTCCCGTTGTCAGCCCCATGTggcattcttcttcttcctctttaatTGGTTGACCTTTTTGTTGATATATAGCTGTGATGGCCGAGTGGTTAAGGCGTTGGACTCGAAATCCAATGGGGTTTCCCCGcgcaggttcaaatcctgctcacaGCGTTAGGGTCCTCCACCGGACAGGTGAAGTATTGCAACGTCACCCTTTAATGTCGGAGGTCAATAAAAAAAGAGGCATTATTATTCTCTGTAacaacattaattaaaaatccTGCGGGTGATTTTCACACTTATGGAGCTTAGACCAGTATGGCTATTGTAAGCAGACGTTTAATTTGTGACCTTATTCTTGCTATGAAATCACGCGAGATTACGAGGAGAGTTAAGAACAGGTGGGCCACTAATTGACTCTCCCACGCTATTTGAGCGGAGGTTTTCGCTCTGGttgctttatttcattttagcCTTTACACTGAATATGTGAAGTTGCCGAAAaagatttacattttaaattgtttttgttcttgttttctcAAAGTGTACAAAAGATGACAGTAAACAACAACCAGGTGAGTACAATCAAACACTCTTAGTCCCTGAGTCCTATACTTTTACTCAAACACTAAATGTTTTTTATGCTCATTTGGCATTTAAACgcgaaagaaatgaaaacacttCTTTCACCATGGCTTTCACACCAACTTGGCTTTCCGACTCTCTGCTATCTCTTTTGCAGAAAGCACCCAGTGCAGCTGCCAGGCTGGCGAATCTGCCCGTTGTTCGTTCGGCTTGTGCCAGACTATCGGTCTTGTACACGGGCACAAAATCCAGGCATCCCGGCCTGAAGTCTGCGTGTGAAGTGCTGGAGAGCAGCGTGACAGCTGTAGGCAGAGCAGCTTGTTACAGAGCGTCACCTGTCATTGTTAAACTAGAGCCCCAGAGTAAGTAGCTACTGTTAGGACTCTTCCATAAAGATGTAGGAAATGACATTAGAGCATCTGGTTTTCTCCGTCTTTCAACTACCTTAATCTGTACAGAAACTGGTGTAAACACCCAGATCCTTCTGCAATGCAAAGGgtttttgtgaacattttaaaaatatttttattcggATTGTCTCGCACAACGAGCTGTCTAAAGTCGGGTTTGGAGTTGGAGAAGTTTTAACCAGCACTCACTGCCACTTTAAGTACTGCTGTAGCCCAGCTGCTTCAAGGTCCAATGTAGTGTATTTCAGATGAttgtttgcatattttgattgtaacaagtggttatttgtgTTACTGTCCTCTTCCTGTGGCattaacaaggcattttcatccagagttgtttcttttttctattcactgttgtgtggggaaaaatcccagtagttcagcagtttctgaaatacccaGACCAGCCCGCCAGGCACTACCATCATGCCATATTCAAAGTAATTTCAATCATCTTTCATGCtgggtttgaacttcagcagatcGTACTGACATGCCTGAATTTATTGTTTTGCTGCCATGTTGGACTGATTAGGCATTAGTTTACAAGCAGTTGAACACGTGAACCTGACAGATTGCAGCATCAGGATACAATGCATTACATTAAAGATGAGACTGAAATGACATTTTTCATTGACCATCAGGTCAAAGTTGCTTTTTGGATAAACCCCAACACTATTCATGGGTATATTTCAGTTTCCTATGCAAATGATGTTGCCTGCAAGAGTCTCGACTGGCTGGAGGCTTCATTCTCTGTAATTCTGTCATCCACAGAAAAGGTAACACTTCCTTTCCTCGTTTAAGTCCTTATAAGTCACAACAGGTCTACAGAGTCtggaataataaaatattttatgttatgatttaattttctttgcTCAGATTGTTATCCctgccaaaaacaaaatgaatgagATTCAGGCTGGGATGAGCACTGCAgccaatcaaaccattgactGGGTGATGAGGAGGATGAATGATGGCATTAACCAATCACCTCTGAAGAGGGTCGTTGGTGTGACAACTGTGGGACTGGACACAGCTCTGAGCTTGTCAGAGGCTCTGGCGGACCAAATGCTTCCCCCAACACAAGAAGGTAACCTAAAATTCATTCATTAGCTTTCTGTGTGATTTTTGCCATTTAGTTCCATTTAGATGCCTTTCTTTTCTTCGTATCTCTAGAAGAAGCTCGCTTGATGGAAGGTTTTGAAGTGGTCA encodes the following:
- the LOC134623425 gene encoding perilipin-2-like, which gives rise to MTVNNNQKAPSAAARLANLPVVRSACARLSVLYTGTKSRHPGLKSACEVLESSVTAVGRAACYRASPVIVKLEPQISYANDVACKSLDWLEASFSVILSSTEKIVIPAKNKMNEIQAGMSTAANQTIDWVMRRMNDGINQSPLKRVVGVTTVGLDTALSLSEALADQMLPPTQEDAFLFFVSLEEARLMEGFEVVTLRGRYPERLCSLTAKMCRRLYHEAGSKIQAVQEVMRSSPGPSALVQNLQTSWLALVWSVQRLPQYLQNQAFSGFFFIIQMYNLNSLPTQKKQSNQGRGYLRTSVPQRGVAQKGRATKRSGFDS